In Acidaminococcus fermentans DSM 20731, one genomic interval encodes:
- a CDS encoding GntP family permease, with protein sequence MTGLPLIFAFVIAIIVMIVAISKFRIHPFLAILGVSVIFGLIGGIPLVKHGKVLGIADVVSAGFAGTFTSIGIVIIMGALIGTILEKTGAALKMADCVVRLVGKNNTSLAVLIMGWIVSIPVFCDSGFVILNPIRKALVRRTHCSAVATAVAMSMGLYISHCFIPPTPGPIAAANTIYEGMGMEPNLILIIGLGTASSILPMIAAYFYANYIGSKVKSKEEQAERADPAETQQTYEDLIKSYGQLPSAFMSFAPIVVPIILMGLSSAMAMSGNRTDIITFLGTPIIAISVGVLLGILVLMQSSIQDKMKAFYQITDDTLKVVGPILFITAAGGVLGKVIASTSMVAFIKANSSTLASLGIFFPFLLSAILKTAQGSSTVAITTTAGIMAPLMGTLGLGTPMLAAITVIAIGAGAMTVSHANDSYFWVVTNFGDMEVQDGYRAQTMGTLVTGIAAMINVYILYLILG encoded by the coding sequence ATGACTGGCTTACCGTTAATTTTTGCTTTTGTGATTGCCATCATCGTTATGATCGTAGCCATTTCCAAATTCCGTATCCATCCTTTCCTGGCTATCCTGGGTGTTTCCGTGATCTTCGGTCTGATCGGCGGAATCCCTCTGGTCAAGCACGGGAAAGTGTTGGGAATCGCTGATGTGGTCAGTGCCGGGTTCGCCGGGACTTTTACCAGCATCGGCATCGTGATCATCATGGGGGCCCTGATCGGGACCATCCTGGAAAAGACCGGGGCGGCCCTGAAAATGGCTGACTGCGTGGTGCGCCTGGTGGGGAAGAACAACACCAGCCTGGCTGTACTGATCATGGGGTGGATCGTATCCATTCCGGTGTTCTGTGACAGTGGGTTCGTCATCCTGAACCCCATCCGGAAGGCGCTGGTCCGCCGGACCCACTGCTCTGCGGTGGCAACGGCTGTGGCCATGTCCATGGGGCTGTATATCTCCCATTGCTTCATTCCGCCCACACCAGGGCCCATTGCCGCTGCCAACACCATTTATGAAGGGATGGGCATGGAACCCAACCTGATCCTGATTATCGGGCTGGGGACTGCGTCCTCCATCCTGCCCATGATCGCCGCCTATTTCTATGCCAATTATATCGGCTCCAAAGTGAAATCCAAGGAAGAACAGGCGGAAAGAGCGGATCCCGCAGAGACCCAGCAGACCTATGAAGACCTGATCAAAAGCTATGGCCAGCTGCCCAGTGCCTTTATGAGCTTTGCCCCCATCGTGGTTCCCATTATCCTCATGGGGCTGTCCAGTGCCATGGCCATGAGCGGGAACCGGACGGATATCATCACCTTCCTGGGGACGCCCATCATCGCCATTAGCGTAGGGGTGCTCCTGGGGATCCTGGTCCTGATGCAGAGCAGCATCCAGGACAAGATGAAAGCCTTTTACCAGATTACCGATGACACCCTGAAAGTGGTGGGGCCCATCCTGTTCATCACCGCCGCCGGCGGCGTACTGGGGAAGGTCATCGCTTCCACCAGCATGGTGGCCTTCATCAAGGCCAATTCCAGCACCCTGGCCAGCCTGGGGATTTTCTTCCCCTTCCTGCTGTCCGCCATCCTGAAGACGGCCCAGGGGTCTTCCACCGTGGCCATCACCACTACGGCCGGGATCATGGCACCCCTCATGGGGACCCTGGGACTGGGGACTCCCATGCTGGCCGCCATTACGGTTATTGCCATCGGGGCTGGTGCCATGACGGTGTCCCATGCCAATGACTCCTATTTCTGGGTGGTCACCAACTTCGGGGACATGGAAGTCCAGGACGGCTACCGGGCCCAGACCATGGGGACCCTGGTAACCGGCATCGCCGCCATGATCAATGTGTATATTTTGTATCTGATTCTGGGGTGA
- the sufC gene encoding Fe-S cluster assembly ATPase SufC: MSELLRVEGLKVAVEGKEILKGLDLVINKGETHVIMGSNGAGKSTLFNTIMGNPKYVVTEGHIYFEGKEITHEPVNERAKAGIFMAFQAPISVQGITVENFIRNAKGTISGEKQRIMPFRKKLHQEMDALSMDRSYAERYVNDGFSGGERKKNEILQMCMLEPKLTLLDEIDSGLDVDAVRIVSQAVNKYHDENNSLLIITHHSEILQKLHPDVVHVLINGRIVKTGDASLIGEIEANGYDAYKK; encoded by the coding sequence ATGAGTGAATTATTGCGAGTGGAAGGATTGAAAGTTGCCGTTGAAGGTAAGGAAATCCTGAAAGGCCTGGATCTGGTCATCAACAAGGGTGAAACTCATGTGATCATGGGCTCCAACGGTGCCGGCAAATCCACCCTGTTCAACACCATTATGGGCAACCCCAAATACGTTGTGACCGAAGGCCACATTTACTTTGAAGGAAAAGAAATCACCCACGAACCGGTGAACGAAAGAGCCAAAGCCGGGATCTTCATGGCTTTCCAGGCTCCCATCTCCGTCCAGGGGATTACCGTGGAAAACTTCATCCGCAACGCCAAAGGCACCATCTCCGGGGAAAAACAGCGGATCATGCCTTTCCGGAAGAAACTCCACCAGGAAATGGATGCCCTGTCCATGGACCGGAGCTATGCGGAACGGTATGTAAATGACGGGTTCTCCGGCGGGGAACGGAAAAAGAATGAAATCCTCCAGATGTGTATGCTGGAACCGAAACTGACCCTGCTGGATGAAATCGATTCCGGTCTGGACGTGGATGCCGTACGGATCGTTTCCCAGGCAGTGAACAAATACCATGACGAAAACAACTCCCTGCTGATCATCACCCATCACAGCGAAATCCTGCAAAAACTCCATCCGGATGTGGTCCATGTGCTGATCAACGGCCGGATCGTGAAGACCGGGGATGCTTCCCTGATCGGAGAAATCGAAGCCAACGGCTACGACGCTTACAAGAAATAA
- the sufB gene encoding Fe-S cluster assembly protein SufB — MTEEKKAALAGETAADEQKLQKERKTIDALTDFSNMYDFKKDSNHEYKTEAGLTPDVVREISAKKDEPQWMLDARLKSLDLYYQIPYPVWGPDISGLDMANIVTYVRPNARMSANWNDLPEDIKDTFDRLGIPEAEKTSLSGVGAQYDSEVVYHSIQDELVQQGVIYTDFDTAVKKYEDIVRKHFMKLIPPTDHKFAALHGAVWSGGSFVYVPEGVDVSIPLQSYFRLNAPGAGQFEHTMIIVEKGAKVHFIEGCSAPKYNVANLHAGAVELFIGDDATLTYSTIENWSKNMYNMNTKRAIVGKNGTINWVTGSFGSHTSCLYPMSILNGEGAHCEFTGVTFAGKGQYLDTGSKVVHNAPHTTSNINSKSISKDGGVCIYRGSVVINECAEGSKSNVSCESLMLDEQSQSDTIPAIVIKNDNVDLGHEAKIGRISDEAIFYLMSRGLSEDEARAMLVRGFVDPVSKALPLEYAVEMNNLINLELKGSM; from the coding sequence ATGACCGAAGAAAAGAAAGCAGCGCTGGCCGGGGAAACCGCGGCTGACGAACAGAAACTGCAGAAAGAACGGAAGACCATCGACGCGTTGACTGATTTCAGCAACATGTACGATTTCAAAAAGGATTCCAATCACGAATACAAGACGGAAGCCGGGCTGACGCCGGATGTGGTCCGGGAAATCTCCGCCAAGAAGGATGAACCCCAATGGATGCTGGATGCCCGGCTGAAATCCCTGGATCTGTATTACCAGATCCCCTATCCGGTGTGGGGCCCGGATATCAGCGGCCTGGACATGGCCAACATCGTCACCTACGTGCGGCCCAATGCCCGGATGAGTGCCAACTGGAACGACCTGCCCGAAGACATCAAGGATACCTTTGACCGTCTGGGGATCCCGGAAGCGGAAAAGACTTCCCTGTCCGGGGTGGGAGCCCAGTACGATTCAGAAGTGGTGTACCACAGCATCCAGGACGAACTGGTGCAGCAGGGGGTCATCTACACTGATTTCGACACGGCCGTCAAGAAATATGAAGACATTGTCCGGAAGCACTTCATGAAGCTGATTCCGCCGACGGACCACAAGTTTGCGGCTCTCCACGGGGCGGTATGGTCCGGGGGATCCTTCGTGTACGTGCCGGAAGGGGTGGATGTTTCCATTCCCCTCCAGAGCTATTTCCGGCTGAACGCACCGGGAGCCGGCCAGTTCGAACATACCATGATCATTGTGGAAAAAGGTGCCAAGGTCCATTTCATCGAAGGCTGTTCCGCCCCCAAGTACAACGTGGCCAACCTCCACGCCGGGGCGGTGGAACTGTTCATCGGGGATGACGCCACCCTGACCTATTCCACCATTGAAAACTGGTCCAAGAACATGTACAACATGAACACCAAACGGGCCATTGTGGGGAAGAACGGTACCATCAACTGGGTGACCGGGTCCTTTGGATCCCACACCTCCTGCCTGTATCCCATGAGCATCCTCAACGGGGAAGGAGCCCACTGTGAATTCACCGGGGTCACCTTTGCCGGCAAGGGGCAGTATCTGGATACCGGGTCCAAAGTGGTCCACAATGCCCCCCACACCACCAGCAACATCAACTCCAAGTCCATTTCCAAGGACGGCGGGGTGTGCATTTACCGGGGCAGCGTGGTGATCAACGAATGTGCGGAAGGATCCAAATCCAATGTGAGCTGCGAATCCCTGATGCTGGATGAACAGTCCCAGTCCGATACCATTCCGGCCATTGTGATCAAGAACGACAATGTGGATCTGGGCCATGAAGCCAAGATCGGCCGGATTTCCGATGAAGCCATCTTCTACCTGATGAGCCGCGGCCTCAGCGAGGATGAAGCCCGGGCCATGCTGGTACGGGGCTTTGTGGATCCGGTTTCCAAGGCTCTGCCTCTGGAATATGCGGTGGAAATGAACAATCTGATCAATCTGGAACTGAAAGGTTCCATGTAA
- a CDS encoding SufB/SufD family protein — protein MTKEQFNALPRPTFRWMKVNHLELDPLAEKALAPVELAVRQEGTAEVRTYEGNGLPDLGDFQGASAEALAQARQGGNVNCSVTVPAGEEASVWINYTVTEAVPRLVGQLKIQAGKDSRLHVYELFEGDAAEGLVNLLQFVEAEDGAQVTISKVQVHGEQVRHIDQRLTREGKEARVKFVSAEVGGRQNLVYVRTDLDHDEAEFKSASMYLGSDDQLFDYSYWVPNKGCKTDTDILTTGALMGKSKKYFRGTIDFLRGGKKAVGNESDVCLLLNKGVHSISVPLLLCKEDDVVGNHASSSGQIDQDMLFYLMSRGFNEAGAQLIIVESNIRPVIDQLGDENLENRALQAVRTKMQFCHQKGNCHDKCTQRFPHLD, from the coding sequence ATGACCAAAGAACAATTCAACGCACTTCCGCGTCCCACTTTCCGGTGGATGAAAGTGAACCACCTGGAACTGGATCCCCTGGCTGAAAAAGCCCTGGCGCCGGTGGAACTGGCCGTCCGTCAGGAAGGCACGGCAGAGGTACGCACCTATGAAGGCAACGGGCTGCCGGATCTGGGGGATTTCCAGGGTGCCAGTGCGGAAGCCCTGGCCCAGGCCCGGCAGGGTGGCAATGTGAACTGCAGCGTAACGGTCCCTGCAGGGGAAGAAGCTTCTGTGTGGATCAACTATACGGTAACGGAAGCGGTTCCCCGTCTGGTGGGGCAGCTGAAGATCCAGGCAGGGAAGGATAGCCGGCTCCATGTGTACGAGCTGTTTGAAGGAGATGCGGCAGAGGGTCTGGTGAACCTGCTCCAGTTTGTGGAAGCGGAAGACGGGGCCCAGGTTACCATCAGCAAGGTCCAGGTGCACGGGGAACAGGTCCGGCACATCGATCAGCGGCTGACCCGGGAAGGGAAGGAAGCCCGTGTGAAGTTTGTCAGCGCTGAAGTGGGCGGCCGTCAGAACCTGGTGTACGTGCGCACGGATCTGGATCACGACGAAGCGGAATTCAAAAGCGCTTCCATGTATCTGGGCAGCGATGACCAGCTGTTCGACTATTCCTACTGGGTGCCCAACAAGGGCTGCAAGACGGATACGGACATCCTGACCACCGGTGCACTGATGGGCAAAAGCAAGAAATATTTCCGGGGGACCATCGATTTCCTCCGGGGCGGCAAGAAGGCTGTGGGCAACGAATCCGACGTGTGCCTGCTGCTGAACAAGGGCGTCCATTCCATTTCCGTTCCTTTGCTTCTGTGCAAGGAAGATGATGTGGTGGGCAACCATGCCTCCAGTTCCGGCCAGATCGACCAGGATATGCTCTTCTATCTGATGAGCCGGGGCTTCAATGAAGCCGGTGCCCAGCTGATCATCGTGGAAAGCAACATCCGGCCGGTAATCGACCAGCTGGGAGATGAAAATCTGGAAAACAGGGCGCTCCAGGCTGTACGGACGAAAATGCAGTTCTGCCACCAGAAAGGAAATTGCCATGATAAATGTACGCAGAGATTTCCCCATCTTGACTAA
- a CDS encoding aminotransferase class V-fold PLP-dependent enzyme, whose product MINVRRDFPILTKVHNGHPLVYLDNAATTQKPYQVIHALVDLLEHHNGNPHRGAHVLSIEAGELYDKAREAVRKFINAKHFEEVIFVRNSTEGLNLIARSYGETHLKKGDKVVIPISEHHSNLVPWQRACRKTGAELVYMYLDETGHFTEEDLAKIDERTKIVSFAAVSNVLGMVRPVKEVVERAHKVGAIAIVDGAQSTPHMKTDVQDLDCDFYVFSGHKMLGSTGTGVVYGKKALLEEMEPFLLGGDMIEYVQEQTTSFNELPYKFEAGSQNVEGAVALHAAIDYLNDIGMDQVEEHERELTDRCLEGMLKMPHIHILGSTDPKEKTGVISFTIDGVHPHDAATILDSYGIAIRSGHHCAQPLGAHLHVEASNRVSFYIYNTLEEVDYFLSKLPEVRKVMGFKD is encoded by the coding sequence ATGATAAATGTACGCAGAGATTTCCCCATCTTGACTAAAGTCCACAACGGACATCCTCTGGTGTACCTGGACAATGCGGCCACCACCCAGAAACCCTATCAGGTGATCCATGCTCTGGTGGACCTGCTGGAACACCACAACGGGAACCCCCACCGGGGAGCCCATGTGCTGTCCATCGAAGCCGGGGAACTGTATGACAAGGCCCGGGAAGCGGTGCGGAAGTTCATCAACGCCAAGCATTTCGAAGAAGTGATCTTTGTGCGGAACTCCACCGAAGGCCTGAACCTGATTGCCCGGAGTTATGGGGAAACCCATCTGAAAAAGGGCGACAAAGTGGTGATCCCCATTTCCGAACACCATTCCAACCTGGTTCCCTGGCAGAGAGCCTGCCGGAAGACCGGTGCGGAACTGGTCTATATGTACCTGGATGAAACCGGGCACTTTACGGAAGAAGATCTGGCCAAGATCGACGAACGGACCAAAATCGTTTCCTTTGCAGCGGTGAGCAACGTGCTGGGCATGGTGCGGCCGGTGAAGGAAGTGGTGGAACGGGCCCACAAGGTGGGGGCCATCGCCATTGTGGATGGAGCCCAGTCCACCCCCCACATGAAGACGGATGTCCAGGATCTGGACTGCGACTTCTACGTTTTTTCCGGCCACAAGATGCTGGGTTCCACCGGCACCGGGGTGGTGTACGGGAAAAAGGCCCTGCTGGAAGAAATGGAACCCTTCCTGCTGGGCGGGGATATGATCGAATATGTCCAGGAACAGACCACCAGCTTCAATGAACTGCCCTACAAGTTCGAAGCCGGGTCTCAGAATGTGGAAGGGGCCGTGGCCCTCCATGCGGCCATCGATTACCTGAACGACATCGGCATGGACCAGGTGGAGGAACACGAACGGGAACTGACCGACCGGTGCCTGGAAGGGATGCTGAAGATGCCCCATATCCATATCCTGGGGAGCACGGATCCCAAAGAAAAGACCGGGGTCATCTCCTTTACCATCGACGGGGTCCATCCCCACGATGCGGCCACCATCCTGGACAGCTACGGCATTGCCATCCGCAGCGGACACCACTGTGCCCAGCCTCTGGGGGCCCATCTCCATGTGGAAGCGTCCAACCGGGTCAGCTTCTACATCTACAACACCCTGGAAGAAGTGGATTATTTCCTTTCCAAACTGCCGGAAGTCCGGAAAGTCATGGGCTTCAAAGATTGA
- the sufU gene encoding Fe-S cluster assembly sulfur transfer protein SufU, which produces MEDMNQLYSDIILEHNQDQANKHELDPHNLQEHGHNPSCGDDITLQADIQDGIIKDAAYTGHGCAISQASTDIMIDLIRGKSVKEALRLVDLFLAMIKREETDDGKLEELDEAIALKNISNMPARVKCAVLAWHTLKDALEKEEEK; this is translated from the coding sequence ATGGAAGACATGAACCAACTGTATTCTGACATTATCCTGGAACACAATCAGGATCAGGCCAACAAACATGAGCTGGATCCCCATAATCTCCAGGAACACGGTCACAATCCCAGCTGCGGGGATGACATCACCCTCCAGGCGGATATCCAGGACGGGATCATCAAAGATGCCGCCTATACCGGCCACGGCTGTGCCATCAGCCAGGCATCCACGGATATCATGATCGATCTGATCCGGGGGAAATCCGTCAAGGAAGCTCTCCGGCTGGTGGATCTGTTCCTGGCCATGATCAAGCGGGAAGAAACGGATGACGGCAAGCTGGAAGAACTGGACGAAGCCATCGCCCTGAAAAACATCTCCAACATGCCCGCCCGGGTAAAATGCGCGGTCCTTGCCTGGCACACCCTGAAGGATGCCCTGGAGAAGGAAGAGGAGAAATAA
- a CDS encoding polyribonucleotide nucleotidyltransferase yields MHSFSTDFGGRTLTIETGKIAKQANGAVLVRYGETAVVVAATGTDTPREGVDFFPLTVDFEEKMYAVGKIPGGFLRREGRPAETAILTSRLIDRPIRPMFPDGYHNDVQIVCTAVSVDPDNAPDIPAMIGASCALSISDIPFEGPIAGVRVGLIDGQFIVEPTVEQAKVSELNLAVAGTKDAILMVEAGAKEVSEEVMLDAIWFAHGEIKKLVEFQEKIQAEVGKPKMDFEVYTPPEELAKEIEAYGEPKIHDALMDPDKLHRDKMVSEAKEEILAHFTELYPDNEIDIAHVVAKLVKRVFRHIITVDKIRPDGRALDEVRPISCEVGLLARPHGCSLFTRGQTQVLNCLALAPLREAQNLETLAGDIQKRYIHHYNFPPYSVGETKPLRSPGRREIGHGALAERALLPVIPSEEEFPYTIRLVSEVLESNGSSSMASTCASTLSLMDAGVPIKAPVSGVAMGLVKEGENFTILTDIQGLEDANGDMDFKVAGTSKGITAIQMDIKVDGLTKDILQAALAQAKKGRAFILGKMLECIAEPRKQLKKYAPKITTIKVNPEKIKDIIGPGGKIIKKIVEDTGAQIDINDDGTVYIAAADSESADAAIKTIQDITAEPEVGKIYTGKVTRIMNFGAFVEFMPGREGLVHISQLAKERVEKVEDVVNVGDEIVVKLVEIDSKGRLNLSRKACLK; encoded by the coding sequence ATGCATAGTTTTAGCACGGATTTTGGAGGCCGGACCCTTACCATTGAAACCGGTAAGATTGCCAAACAGGCCAATGGGGCTGTTCTGGTCCGCTACGGCGAAACCGCCGTGGTGGTGGCTGCAACGGGGACCGATACTCCCAGGGAAGGGGTGGATTTCTTCCCGCTGACAGTGGATTTTGAAGAAAAAATGTATGCGGTGGGCAAAATCCCCGGCGGGTTCCTGCGGAGAGAAGGGCGGCCGGCAGAAACGGCCATCCTGACTTCCCGGCTCATCGACCGGCCCATCCGTCCCATGTTCCCGGACGGGTACCACAACGATGTGCAGATCGTATGCACGGCGGTATCCGTGGATCCGGACAACGCTCCGGACATTCCGGCCATGATCGGTGCATCCTGTGCCCTGTCCATTTCCGATATTCCCTTTGAAGGGCCCATTGCCGGTGTGCGGGTGGGGCTCATCGACGGCCAGTTCATTGTGGAACCTACGGTGGAACAGGCCAAGGTCAGCGAACTGAACCTGGCAGTGGCCGGCACCAAGGATGCCATCCTGATGGTGGAAGCCGGAGCCAAGGAAGTTTCCGAAGAAGTGATGCTGGATGCCATCTGGTTTGCCCATGGGGAAATCAAGAAACTGGTGGAATTCCAGGAAAAGATCCAGGCGGAAGTGGGCAAGCCCAAAATGGACTTTGAGGTCTACACGCCTCCTGAAGAATTGGCGAAGGAAATCGAAGCCTACGGGGAACCCAAGATCCACGATGCCCTGATGGATCCGGACAAACTGCACCGGGACAAAATGGTCAGCGAAGCCAAGGAAGAGATCCTGGCCCACTTTACGGAACTGTATCCGGACAATGAAATCGACATTGCCCATGTGGTGGCCAAACTGGTGAAACGGGTATTCCGGCACATCATCACCGTGGACAAGATCCGTCCGGACGGCCGTGCCCTGGACGAAGTCCGTCCCATCAGCTGCGAAGTGGGTCTCCTGGCCCGTCCGCACGGCTGCAGCCTGTTTACCCGTGGACAGACCCAGGTGCTCAACTGCCTGGCTCTGGCGCCTCTCCGGGAAGCACAGAACCTGGAAACCCTGGCCGGCGACATCCAGAAACGGTACATCCACCACTACAACTTCCCGCCCTACAGCGTGGGCGAAACCAAACCTCTGCGCAGCCCGGGCCGCCGGGAAATCGGCCATGGGGCCCTGGCAGAACGGGCTTTGCTGCCGGTGATTCCCTCTGAAGAAGAATTCCCCTACACCATCCGTCTGGTGTCTGAAGTGCTGGAATCTAACGGGTCTTCCTCCATGGCCAGCACCTGCGCCAGCACCCTGTCCCTGATGGATGCCGGCGTGCCCATCAAGGCGCCTGTTTCCGGCGTGGCCATGGGCCTGGTGAAGGAAGGAGAAAACTTCACCATCCTCACCGATATCCAGGGGCTGGAAGATGCCAACGGGGATATGGACTTCAAGGTGGCCGGTACCTCCAAAGGGATCACCGCCATCCAGATGGATATCAAAGTGGACGGACTGACCAAGGACATCCTCCAGGCTGCCCTGGCCCAGGCCAAGAAAGGCCGTGCCTTCATCTTGGGCAAGATGCTGGAATGCATTGCGGAACCCCGGAAACAGCTGAAGAAATATGCGCCCAAGATCACCACCATCAAGGTGAACCCGGAGAAGATCAAAGACATCATCGGGCCTGGGGGCAAGATTATCAAGAAAATCGTGGAAGATACCGGAGCCCAGATCGACATCAACGATGACGGCACCGTATACATTGCCGCTGCTGACAGCGAATCTGCTGATGCGGCCATCAAGACCATCCAGGATATCACTGCGGAACCGGAAGTGGGCAAGATCTATACCGGCAAAGTGACCCGGATCATGAACTTCGGGGCCTTTGTGGAATTCATGCCCGGCCGGGAAGGGCTGGTACACATTTCCCAGCTGGCCAAGGAACGGGTGGAAAAAGTGGAAGACGTGGTCAATGTGGGCGATGAAATCGTGGTCAAACTGGTGGAAATCGATTCCAAAGGACGGCTGAACCTGTCCCGGAAGGCTTGCTTGAAATAA
- a CDS encoding PTS sugar transporter subunit IIA: MGLFFRKTKVKLMAPVTGMVIPLEQVPDQAFAQKMLGDGVAVRPEKGELVAPCDGKITYVPDTAHAIALTEGHGLEILLHVGVNTVEQQGKGFRALVKTGDMVKMGQPLLAFDQECLEKAGCDLATPMVITNGNKVGKMEKVPSGPVQAGHDPVLIITLS, translated from the coding sequence ATGGGATTGTTTTTCAGAAAGACGAAAGTGAAGCTGATGGCTCCGGTGACCGGGATGGTGATTCCCCTGGAACAGGTTCCGGACCAGGCCTTTGCCCAGAAAATGCTGGGGGATGGGGTGGCCGTCCGGCCGGAAAAAGGAGAACTGGTGGCTCCCTGTGACGGAAAAATCACCTATGTGCCGGATACGGCCCATGCCATTGCCCTGACGGAAGGACATGGACTGGAGATCCTGCTCCATGTGGGCGTGAATACGGTGGAACAGCAGGGAAAGGGATTCCGTGCCCTGGTGAAAACCGGGGATATGGTCAAAATGGGGCAGCCCCTGCTGGCCTTTGACCAGGAATGTCTGGAAAAGGCCGGCTGTGATCTTGCCACCCCCATGGTGATCACCAACGGAAATAAGGTGGGCAAAATGGAAAAGGTGCCATCCGGTCCGGTGCAGGCCGGGCATGATCCGGTGCTGATCATTACCCTCAGCTGA
- a CDS encoding zinc-ribbon domain-containing protein gives MQVKGSGGSFVEQVYNLAPAVAWELGLQVCREMQVDVAQQDDAGMLLNGSLVSEEKSFLFGKPKRKEIVFAVQPLEQGCTVILDIHKKRMEVYSLTPQNRETDKFVALFEEKAQAYLDRRICPQCHAALPKNVAFCPFCGAKL, from the coding sequence ATGCAGGTAAAAGGCAGCGGCGGCAGTTTTGTGGAGCAGGTCTACAACCTGGCTCCGGCAGTGGCCTGGGAACTGGGACTCCAGGTGTGCCGGGAGATGCAGGTGGATGTGGCCCAGCAGGATGATGCCGGGATGCTCCTGAACGGATCCCTGGTTTCCGAAGAAAAATCCTTCCTGTTCGGGAAACCCAAGCGGAAGGAAATCGTGTTTGCCGTGCAGCCCCTGGAACAGGGGTGTACGGTGATCTTGGACATCCATAAAAAGCGGATGGAAGTCTACAGCCTGACACCCCAGAACCGGGAAACGGACAAGTTCGTAGCCCTGTTCGAAGAAAAGGCCCAGGCCTATCTGGACCGGCGGATCTGCCCCCAGTGCCATGCGGCCCTGCCGAAGAACGTGGCTTTCTGTCCCTTCTGCGGGGCAAAACTGTAA
- the rpmB gene encoding 50S ribosomal protein L28, translated as MACICEICNKGELSGNNVSHSNRHVKRSWKPNVQKVKAVVDGEVKSINVCTRCLRSGKVTRAI; from the coding sequence ATGGCATGCATCTGTGAAATCTGCAACAAAGGTGAGCTGTCCGGCAACAACGTCAGCCATTCCAATAGACATGTAAAACGTTCTTGGAAACCTAACGTTCAAAAGGTTAAAGCGGTGGTAGACGGTGAAGTGAAGAGCATCAACGTGTGCACTCGCTGCTTACGTTCCGGCAAGGTAACCCGCGCCATCTAA